GCTGAAAGCGAGCTTGTCGCGGGATATTTTACAGAATACAGCGGATTCAGGTTTGCTTTATTTTTCCTCGGCGAATACACAGCGATGCTGATAATGTCTTCTATAGCAGCGCTCTGCTTTTTAGGGGGGTGGACGATACCTAAATTTATTACAGATGCAATGCCTTTCTTGCTGAATGTGCCGGGTATTGTGTGGTTTCTGATAAAGGTTTATGCCTTTATGTTCTTTTATTATTGGGTAAGGGCGACTTTGCCGAGATACAGGTATGATCAGCTTATGGCTATAGGATGGAAAATACTGATACCTTTAGCCCTGTTCAATATAGTGTTAACAGGATTGATAAAAATATGGATTTAAAAGCAGAGCAACAGAGCAGCAGAGCAACAGAGCAGCAGGATAAAAAAACTACTGCGCTACTGCGCTACTGCGCTACTGCGCTAAGGGCGATATTCTTTGTAGAGATTCTGAAAGGTGTAACGAGGCGCTATCCAAAGGTCAAAAGGCCTGTAAAGCAGGGCTTCAGAGGGATGCACGCCCTTGTGAGGGACCCGAATACAGGGAAGGAGAAGTGTGTTTCCTGTTTAAGATGTGCAACTGTATGTCCCTCCCAGTGTATCTACATAGACTACAGAGAGCAGGAAGATGGCAGTAGAATTGTAGAAAAATACGAGATAGAAGCCCTCAGATGTGTTTATTGTGGTTACTGTGTTGAGGTATGTCCTGTAT
This genomic stretch from Nitrospirota bacterium harbors:
- a CDS encoding NADH-quinone oxidoreductase subunit H, producing the protein AESELVAGYFTEYSGFRFALFFLGEYTAMLIMSSIAALCFLGGWTIPKFITDAMPFLLNVPGIVWFLIKVYAFMFFYYWVRATLPRYRYDQLMAIGWKILIPLALFNIVLTGLIKIWI
- a CDS encoding NADH-quinone oxidoreductase subunit I, whose amino-acid sequence is MDLKAEQQSSRATEQQDKKTTALLRYCATALRAIFFVEILKGVTRRYPKVKRPVKQGFRGMHALVRDPNTGKEKCVSCLRCATVCPSQCIYIDYREQEDGSRIVEKYEIEALRCVYCGYCVEVCPVCALVLTEAYEYSNYSRDQFYFDRERLLKNWDEFTSKLKTDKYFNKFWRPEGIDVKRMPVGKRIQEPISLGYDSSESNFG